The Camelus dromedarius isolate mCamDro1 chromosome 8, mCamDro1.pat, whole genome shotgun sequence DNA segment CTGCCCTGGAAGCAGGCTCATGCTCGCTGAATTCAGTATCTGGTTAAATACCTCTCAAAGGAGAGGTAGTATTTATtataagcaaagaaaatgaaaaaaaaaatacacattcaaCTTCTAGTGCCCTAAAACATACTGTAAATGACAAATACATTCAAGCAAAGgctaggaaaaaaagacaaagagaatcaaACCTAAAACCAGTACGTGCTGGGTGGAGAGTTGTCAGTGGGTATAGTTTTTGTTCCAACTGCTGCGTCTCCATCTCGCTTTTAGAGCTGGGACTTTTCAGGAGGTGAGCTCTGCCCAGGAGACCCCGAGCCTCACCTCCTTGGCATCTGGAGTCATGACCACGGTCACTGGGTGCAGTCACAGCACGGGAACACGTGGGACACATGGCACTGGAGGGCAAGCAATGGGTGGCCACGTGTATCTTTCTTCCTGCACCTGGCCCAGCCTCCTGTACTCCAGGAGAGAGATCTTTGTGTCTCATGTATGTGTGATTTCGTTTTGTCTATTTCCCACATGAATGGAATCGAAGGTTAGCAGCTGCCATCAGCACCAGCAAAACTAAAAACTCATCTGTTGTGTCTGAGAAAATGCAGTTAAGTGAGCTGGCAATTTTGAGTTTCACCAAATGGTTTAATGATGACTTCAACTGAATTTGGGTCTTGTGAGTTTGTGCTCGGTGATAAAGGATTAAATTAGGGCCTCAAAGCCCTGATATTGGCAGGACAGAAGTGTTACTAGCCAGGGGCTGGATAATTTATTGTACTTTAGCAGAAAGAAGCTTTGGTGAAGCCCATGTTTCTCATCCGAACGTGCTCCCATCTCTTGCAGTAAAGGGAGGAAGCTTGGAAAGAAGCGACAAGGACCTCTCTGAGCACAGCACCAAGGGTTAGGGCACAAAGAATAAGAGCGGCTTTTGGAACCCCTGCCTGGTGGTGATATCTGCTGCTGTAATTATGCCAGGTGCAAGCCTGGACATTCAGCATGTGCCATTTCTCTAGCTCTAACAAGCTGGTGAGTTAGGTGTTACTCTGCCTGTTAAATGCAGCATCCCTGGGGGATGATGTTCAGACTTACACAATCTGAAGGGCACAGTTCGGAGCGTTGAGGATTTTGAGATGCTTGACGTTGGCTCTGGCGACGTGGCTCTCAAAGAATCGGCAGGGACATCTGTAGCTCAGGCTGACTGGTTTCCCTAGAAGAGGTCATGAGAGCAAGGCAGCTTGTTATTATCCTGCCAAGCCTTGGGGATACAAGTGTGTCTGGGTCTGCAGCCGAGGGATCAGATGGGGAGCGATGGGCAGGGTCACAGGCACATCCTGGCAAAGACCTGCTCCTTGGGTGGCACAGTGAGCTCTGTGGGCTCAGGCTGGACCTGAGGGGAGCCAGATCCTAGGAGGGCAGGGAAGTTAACATTAGATGCCCCCTACTCAGGATAAAGGATGAAAGATACAGGATATTAATCACAGGAGAAAACGTTTAAGCCAAGGTCCTGAGGTTCTTCGTTATTCTTTGCAAATAAACTCCTCCaggggaatggggagggggaagaaggaaaCCCCAGGCTCTCTCCTCCTTGGCACAGGTCTCATCCCAGGAGCCACTGCCACTCCCCTGGGAATgctgccctcccccacctgcaGGCTTCTCTCTTGACATTTACCTTAAGCCCGGGCAGCCACAAAAGAATCCCGGCTGCCTTCCTACCTGGGAGTccccagagggcaggcaggggcccACCTTCTCCCCTGCCCTTCCAGGGCTGGAGGCAAATGTGCCTTTCATTGCCAGAGCCAGGATGCTACAGCCTCCCGGGTTGTATTACATCTTTGTTTGCCAATTCGCCAATTTCCAAAATGCCATAATTGACACTCATTAGTGTAAATTAGCAACGGGCTCCTGCAGAACCCACAGCTTACCCTGTGAGTCTAGGATTGCAAGCCCGGAGGGGCtgggatttgtgtgtgtgcttgcacGCCTGCTCATTTTCTGCAGATATTATCCAAGCTCTACTTAATACCCTAAATTATTTGAATTTGTGGATCCTTTCATCAGGGATTAAATGTATGTCTGAGAATATTTAgtccagagattaaaaaaaaaaaaagtttgcctgTTTACAGAGCTCCCAGAGGGCTCCTTGTGGTTCTGAAATTCTACACTTTGGGGCAAGAGGGCCGGAAAGTCAGCAGGAAAACTTGTGAGGGAGGGAGTTCATCTTTTTTCTAAAGGCTGCATGCAGTTGAGGGGTGGCATGATCTGGGTATGGCAGCCTATTTAGCCACCACGTCAGGGGGAAAGGAGACCATCTGGTTCCTCAGGACGGAACTTGGCTCCCTAAAAACCAGGAAGGAGAAAACCTGGCTTCAAGGCGCTCAGTGACTGGAGAGCCTGGAGCAGCCATCAGGTTTATACCCGGTCTAACTCCAAAAAGTTGCAGCAGGAGCCTGGCTTTTAGCAAATGCACAGGGTCCCTGCAGGAGAAGTCTGTACTGCCCTGTAACCAGATCACCTGGGAAAGCGACCTGGAGCTAGGGGCTGAGCAGCCTGGGGTAAGGAAAAGCCAGTCTCCCCTCTGAGTGTCCTGCCTCCAGGTTTCCCTAGAATTCTTAGGGGGTCCTTCAGAGACGAGCAAAACGCAAGGCAGAACTGGCCCCAACCCCAGAGCAACAACAAGCTAGAAGGCACACAGCATGAAAGATGTTGGGGGCAGCGCtgagaggggtgggggctgccgcTCTCCTATGTCTCTGAGAGACTGTTCTGACTCCATTAACCAGGCAGTGGAGATCGGGCCAGAAATCAGAGCCTGTTCTGAGCTCAAAATAcaagctttctctttttctcctctcccctcttcaccCCTGGGATTATCCATTTCCTTCAAAGGCAATTTTTATTCCTGCTCCCAGGACCCACTTGCCTGCCTGTCAAGTGGAGAATTTCAACAGGTTTTTTAAAGGGACAGGGCCCCAAGTGTTCTTACCAAGAGAACTAGGTGCTGTGTCCACTTGGTGACCTTCCTGCCAGCTTTTTGCCAACAGCACTAATTTTTCCAACTGTTTTGGATATGACTCTGTATAGGCAAGAGGCTTGACTGGCCCAGATGTCACCCAGGATTGGGGTGAACTTGGCTCTGCTCCGGAGCATTCCTTCCACTCTCATGCAGAGACAGGAGCCCCCTGCGAGCCCCTCCAGCCAGTCCTGGGAATGGGGCCCACCCTGGGTTTAAACCCTGGAAGCCCAGGGCATCCAGAGGCCCACCTGCTTGGCTGAGGTCAGCCaatggagggaggcaggagccagaACCAAAGCCTGAACCAGGGGACACAGCATGGACACACAGGCTCCAGGGAGTAAAAAAGCAAGGGGAGGGTGAGTGTTGGATCCCAGAGGCTGCGGGCCGACTTGGGTAGCCATCCAGTCTCAGCACTTCCCGATGTCACACACGGCCAAGCAGGTCCATGCAGCCCAGATCCCAAGCAGCTGGAAAGTGCTTGTTCCTTAGAAGTCCCTGTCCAGGATGCTCTCCTGGTGACACCAGGGATGCAgagtcctgctgctgctgctctcagGGGCATAGTGTCCTGTGCTTTGTGGGGGGTGTGCTTATTCAGAATAGCCTATGCATGCAAGGAGAACCAGGCTAACCGGGAGCCCAGGACCCTGACCTGGCCCTTGGCTGTCAAGAGGGCAACTCAGCAGGGTGAGCAACCAGTCCTTCTCAGAATTGGGCCCCAACTCCTTCTGTGGAGTGGATGGGGCCCCCTATTCCTTCTGTGCTCCGCCTTGGTCACTCAAGGACTTGAGTCCCTGCATTTCAGTCATGTCTACAGGCCTACAGGCCCCCAGAAGAAGGGGTAGCTAGAGAAGGAACCATGTCCTCAGACAGCTGGGCCATGACACCACTCTCATCAAATCACTCAACTGTTAATACCCAAACGAAGACCCAGGACCGGTTACTTTTTCagcttaggagaaaaaaattcttcattgCCTTTAGGTGCTAGTCCCTCTGCAGCTCTGACCAGCTGCTCTTTTAAAGAACACTTCCCAGGTGGTCAGCCAAGAGACCCTTCTGCCTGCTCACTTACTCACCCTTGCTCCCTGCTCACCACCAACCATCAGGAACTTAGCAGTTgtcctcagccccagcccagcctacTGCTCCAGGCTCTCCTGCCCTGCACAGACCTCAGCTGCACCAAGAACTGTGTCAACCCTTTGCAGGATTTGTTGGAAAGTTCGCAGCCAAGTACGCTCAGCATGGCCTGGCCAACGTGGTTATGTTTTGTGCGTTCAGAAGCAACAGTTTATTTTGGTTTGCAGCAGTGGTGTCTTGTAACAGGACAGTGAGATTTCTCTTAAgcttcaaaagaaataaaaaagctcTCCCCCTCTCGCAGTGAAACGGGACACCACCTTTCCCAGTGGCCTAAGGCCTTGGCGACTTAACTTTGCAGCACCGCTCACTCTGAGGTAGAGTGCTTGCTGGGCTGGTGACAAAGGCGCCTGTCTGCAGGTGTGGTTTGGGGGCTGGGTAGGCGCATGCAAGATCCGGATGGCCCCCGGGCCTCTCTTGGTGAccccaggaagaggcagggaagacaGACGCTGGATGCGCGCCCAGGTTAGCAGAGTCGCTACGGACAGCGGAGCTGTACAGAAGCCGGGCCAGGCGGGTGGCGCAAACCCGACAGCTGCTCGGTACCACGCGCCCGCGGAGCCTCGCTTAGGTGGGTACAGAAAGACGGCCGGCCTCGCGTAGAGGGGACGCCACGCAGCTGCACCCGATCGCATCGCCACTACGAGAGCGTCGCGATACGAGACAGCCTTTGCAAAGCTCTCCCTCCCACAAGAACAGCCGATCGCTTCTCCAACACGGTGCGCAGCGGGGCCTCCGAGCCCACTTGCCTCTGGAAACTGAGCTGGGATCGGGAAGGCACTAGCTGGGAGGTGGGCGGTCAAAGTTCCGGGCCCGAGGCTCCGGACTGGGCTCCACACCTCCACACCTCCTCGGCTCCAAACGCGCCCTCGGGGCGCCCGCACCCGGTTATCTTGCCCGACCTCACTGTGCAGCCAGCCCGAGGTCTGGCGGCCGCTTCCCGGATCTGGAACCCGAGTCCGGCTGTGGGGTGCGAAGCCTCGGTGCGGCAGGGACGCTACGCCGGGGGCTTTGAACACTGCACCGGGAGGGAGCGCACTCCGGCGAAGTGGGCGGCCTCCACCTTCCCGGTGCAAAGCGGCGCAGAGTAGGTTCGGTCGGGACGGCGCGGGCTCAGGCAGAGGAGCCGCGGCCCCGCACTGAGCCCAGAGCCCGGCGCCTGCCCACGCCTCCGCCGCCGAGCGCACTCACCGTCGCTGAGGCAGAGCGCAGTCAGCACGAGGACCAGCACCGCGACAACCTTGGCATCCATGGCACGAGCGGGCGGCGGGCGGACGGAGGCCGGACGCGAATGGGGACGCGACGGCGGCGAAGAGTGAAAGTGTGGCAGCAGGAGGCGCGCGCCTGGAACTTTAGAGGCgagagcggggcggggcggggcggggcgcgcggcGAGGGGCGGGCCTGGAGCCGAATCCCGGCGGTGGCCCGGGGCTCGGACCAGCGTCCCCCTCTCAAACGGCCGCTCcccctgtctcctctctcccacccctcccccgcgCCTGGGATGCTCCAGGGGCTGCAGAGCGCTCCAGCCTTTGACCTGCTCAGGttccacagggtcctgctctgtagGCCCCAGACCTTCACCTCGGAAGCCAGCCGCTCGGTGAGGCTGGGCTGCGCAGGGCTGGTTATTGTTCCCATTATGCAGATGGAGAGATCGAGTCCCAAAGGCGGGAACTGAATGAGAACCAAGGAAAAACAAACAGGTCAGTCCTAGTAGTGAGAGCCAGCTAGGCCAGCGGCGTCCCGAGGTAGGTAAGAGCATCCTGTTTTGGGACTGTAGGACGTGAAGCTGACCAGTGGCCTCTGCTCGCTGCTCAGCGGCCGGGACAGCTGGGACCAAGGGAACCAGACAGGTCTTTGCAGTTAGAGCGACTATCATGATTCCAAGCCAACGTTATCACTTAATagccgagcctcagtttcctcaattgtAAAATCAAAGCTCTAAAATAGaatgctggggggagggtataactcagtggtgcgtgcacgaggtcctgggttcaatccccagtactcccattaaataaataaataaatctaattattgcccctcccccctccaaattaaaatgtaatgccctgccacagaaaggaaacaaaggcaGGTCGGCCCGGAGGTTCTTAGTAAATGGGGATTGACTTAGCCCTTTGCACCTCTGCTCTCTCAACTGTAAAGTGATTTAAACCCAGTTCACAGCCCACGTTGTGGAAATGGGGGAATTGGCCAGACCCTCCATCCGACCACCGCGAAGTGCTGAGCATCGAGGCTGACACACAGTACTCAAGGAGGGAAGCTAGAAATAATTGTTTAAACGTCAGTATTTTCTGCCTCTCCCAATGGATGCCCTGCGCCACCCAAAGTGGTGAGAGaactcccctcttcccctcacaCCCAGGAAGGCTTTTCCGGTCCAGAGAGCCCCCACGGGGTCGTCCCTCATAGGTGTCCAGCCCTCCTGGCAGGCCGCCGCTCTCTCCCCAGTTTGGACACCTGGGGTGGCCCCAGCAGGTCTGGGAGGCGCAGGAAGAGGGCCCCGTTGGGCCTCGCTAGTGGTCACAGGCCTCTCCAGCCACCTCCCACTGCCCTTTCCCTCAGAGCTTGACAGTGGAGTGGGTTCTGTCCCCGCGTGCATCCAAGGGGATCGGCCTCTGGAGTGCGGGAGTTCTGGCCTTTGGGGAAGTGGTCGGGGCCCGCCTGGCCTGGGCTCAGCTGCTCCAACTGGAGGCCACGAAAGGGAGCGATTCAGCAGGAAGCTATATGCAGGAGAGCTCCGGGATTCTGGCCGTGGGGGTGGGTgccttttgtgttgttttgttttccaaactaCTTTCGCACCCAATTAGATGCGCTGTGAACACTGCATTCATTCAATTCATTCCTCATTCATTTACTCCGAGCGAGGCCCACTCCTGGGTACTGGGCCATAGAACCGGGAATCCCACCGACTTGGTTCCTGCCCTTAAAGAACTAACAGTCCAATGGATGAgacaatccttggcattcctcgACCTCCACCTCAGCTCGAGGAGAGCTGGGGCGGGAAATCGCCAAGCTCTTGCGCCCTAGACAGCTGAGTACAAGCAAGAACGCGGCGGTTGAGCTCGGGCGCCCTCTGGTGGCAAAGTCTCTCATCCCCGCTCCCTTCCCGGCTCCCCCACGCCCCTGGGGTCCGAGGGGACCAAGATTTAGGCCCGCCCCAGAGTCCTGCGCAGACAGATGAAGCTGCAACTTTCAATCACAAATCCGGTGGCCAGGACATCGGGGTACACCATGAAGGCCAGGGCCCGGCGAGAGCCGAGCGGACCCTCTCCTGCAAGTCCAACCAAAGCAAACGTCAAAGCCTCTGGCTTGTTTCCTTTTGATCGCAAAATGGGTTTGCTGCACCCGCAGCCCAAGGGAGCCACTGGGAGCTACCCGTGTGGGCCAGGCCAGAGGGAAACTAGGGCCTCCTGCGTGGCTGCGCCCCAGGACAGACTTTAGTGTGGGATCCAACAGTGCCCACCACTTAATGCCATTAATTCATCagaatacttactgagcacctgttctgTTCCAGACATgggataaatatttgaaaatactttagTAAAGggagcaaaaacaaacagacaaacaaaacaacaaaccccTGTCCTCCTGGAGTTTACATCCGGGGTGGGGGGCGAGAAAGAAAATAGCATTAAATCCAAGTAATTAAACATATAGTCTATAAAATGTCATTAAGTGCTATGGGAGAATGGACCAGAAGGAAGGGGAGCGAGTTAGGATTTTAAATAAGGAAGCCAAGGATCTGCATTTtagataaaatattcaaaatttgtCAAGCTATTTAAACTGAAAACTCTGTGCAGGTCAGCATTCCAGGGACCAGAAGCATCAGACTGTGTGCCTTTTTTTAACCTGGGCTCTATGCTCTGCCGCAGGGATGCCTCCCAAATTCAGGGCAGCAGGACCCACCACCAC contains these protein-coding regions:
- the CXCL12 gene encoding stromal cell-derived factor 1 isoform X1, with the translated sequence MDAKVVAVLVLVLTALCLSDGKPVSLSYRCPCRFFESHVARANVKHLKILNAPNCALQIVARLKSTNRQVCIDPKLKWIQEYLEKALNKGRREEKVGKKEKIGKKKRQKRRKAAQKRKN
- the CXCL12 gene encoding stromal cell-derived factor 1 isoform X3, producing the protein MDAKVVAVLVLVLTALCLSDGKPVSLSYRCPCRFFESHVARANVKHLKILNAPNCALQIVARLKSTNRQVCIDPKLKWIQEYLEKALNKRFKM
- the CXCL12 gene encoding stromal cell-derived factor 1 isoform X2 gives rise to the protein MDAKVVAVLVLVLTALCLSDGKPVSLSYRCPCRFFESHVARANVKHLKILNAPNCALQIVARLKSTNRQVCIDPKLKWIQEYLEKALNKPSPTLLGLISALGTNPTNTTVGITSRR